The following coding sequences lie in one Flavobacteriales bacterium genomic window:
- the trmD gene encoding tRNA (guanosine(37)-N1)-methyltransferase TrmD produces the protein MRIDIITVLPELLESPFNTSILKRAQDKGLVEVVIHNLRDYSTNKQKSVDDYAFGGGAGMVMQIQPIADCIEKLKAERTYDEIIYMTPDGETMKQGMVNTLSLKENIMILAGHYKGVDQRVRDLFITREISIGDFVLTGGELPAAILADAIIRLIPGVISDETSALTDSFQDNLLAPPVYTRPEEYRGLKVPSILLGGDHKKIEAWREEEAFKRTQERRPDLLD, from the coding sequence ATGCGAATAGACATTATAACTGTTTTACCAGAGTTGTTAGAAAGCCCTTTTAATACTTCGATATTGAAAAGAGCTCAAGATAAAGGTTTGGTAGAAGTTGTTATACATAATTTGAGAGATTATTCTACCAATAAACAAAAGAGTGTTGACGATTACGCTTTTGGTGGTGGGGCAGGTATGGTGATGCAAATACAACCCATTGCCGATTGTATTGAAAAATTAAAAGCCGAAAGAACGTACGACGAAATTATATACATGACTCCTGATGGAGAAACCATGAAACAAGGTATGGTAAATACACTTTCGTTGAAAGAAAATATAATGATTTTAGCTGGGCATTACAAAGGTGTCGACCAACGTGTACGGGATTTATTTATTACCAGAGAAATATCTATTGGAGATTTTGTGTTAACGGGAGGTGAGCTGCCAGCAGCCATTTTAGCCGATGCCATAATTCGATTAATTCCAGGTGTAATTAGCGATGAAACTTCTGCGTTAACCGATTCTTTTCAAGATAATTTATTAGCGCCGCCCGTTTATACTCGACCTGAAGAATATAGAGGATTAAAAGTGCCTTCGATTTTATTAGGAGGCGACCATAAAAAAATAGAAGCTTGGCGTGAAGAGGAGGCTTTTAAAAGAACTCAAGAAAGAAGACCAGATTTACTTGATTAG
- a CDS encoding membrane or secreted protein: MKLALLVIGILGIGVFGMAVKIIFKKGGRFDKTCASTNSVLNKDGEPCGFCGALPEEQCKSDEK, from the coding sequence ATGAAATTAGCCCTTTTAGTTATAGGAATTCTTGGAATTGGCGTATTTGGTATGGCTGTAAAAATTATCTTTAAAAAAGGTGGTCGTTTTGATAAAACTTGTGCAAGTACCAATTCAGTTTTAAATAAAGATGGCGAGCCTTGTGGTTTTTGTGGTGCACTACCCGAAGAACAATGTAAGAGTGACGAAAAATAG
- a CDS encoding polysaccharide biosynthesis C-terminal domain-containing protein, translating to MGVIAKQGVINLITSYAGVIIGAVNTILLFPNIFTAAEFGLTRVIVSAAMMSSSLFSFGVSSFAIKFFPFFKDKPNQNNGFLFFIMLIPFIGYLIFLIVSFFFKPSIISYYSTNSSLFSEYYGYTIILTFYIIYLNVFDSYLKALHKSVFYNFLDNIVLKCFWLILIILYYFKVINFNEFIFGYVNTYGLLILFELLYLMYIKEFFILPNFKKFDLKTIKEILFFGVLTMFGSGITGMAASIDSLVIGSIDKTGLEGVAFYSVAFYVSFLIVIPFNALTRIINTSISEAWKNNDLVKINDFYKKSSNNLLLIGMFIFLVIWLNVDSLFELLPTEYTQAKYVLLFICLAKLFEISVGINGIIINFSKYYKLIFYINILLILLLIVTDYLLIPIMGIVGAALATLISTLIVLSIYLIVLYKNYKLLPFTNKSFLILIISIIIYFIVNLIPDFNHIILNVGTRSFIILILFFPSVYVLNISLEFNKLIVSTFQYLGITKKH from the coding sequence ATGGGTGTTATTGCAAAGCAAGGTGTGATAAATCTAATTACGTCCTACGCGGGTGTAATAATTGGTGCCGTTAATACTATTTTACTTTTTCCTAATATTTTTACAGCGGCGGAGTTTGGTTTAACTAGAGTTATTGTTTCTGCTGCGATGATGAGCTCCTCGTTATTTTCATTTGGAGTAAGTAGTTTCGCTATTAAATTCTTTCCTTTTTTTAAAGATAAACCAAATCAAAATAATGGTTTTCTGTTCTTTATAATGCTTATACCTTTTATAGGGTATCTAATTTTTTTAATTGTAAGCTTCTTTTTTAAACCTAGCATTATTAGTTATTACAGTACCAACTCTAGTTTGTTCTCTGAATATTATGGATACACTATCATTTTAACATTTTATATTATCTATTTAAATGTTTTTGATTCATACTTAAAAGCATTACATAAAAGCGTTTTCTATAATTTTTTAGATAACATCGTACTAAAATGTTTTTGGTTAATATTAATTATACTCTATTATTTCAAAGTAATAAATTTTAATGAGTTTATCTTTGGATATGTTAATACTTACGGTCTTTTAATATTGTTTGAGCTTCTTTATTTGATGTACATAAAAGAATTTTTTATACTTCCAAACTTTAAAAAATTTGATCTAAAAACAATTAAAGAAATTCTATTCTTTGGAGTATTAACCATGTTTGGTAGTGGTATAACTGGTATGGCTGCTTCAATCGATTCTCTTGTAATAGGTTCAATTGACAAAACTGGCTTGGAAGGTGTTGCATTTTATTCTGTTGCATTTTATGTTAGTTTCCTAATAGTTATACCATTTAATGCTTTAACTCGAATAATTAACACTTCTATTTCTGAAGCTTGGAAAAACAACGACTTGGTAAAAATCAACGATTTTTACAAAAAAAGTTCAAACAATCTCTTACTAATCGGAATGTTTATTTTTTTGGTGATATGGCTAAATGTTGACAGTCTTTTTGAATTGTTGCCCACTGAATACACTCAGGCTAAATATGTATTATTATTTATTTGTTTGGCTAAACTTTTTGAAATCTCTGTAGGTATTAATGGTATTATAATCAACTTTTCTAAATATTATAAACTCATTTTTTATATAAACATCTTACTAATTTTATTACTTATTGTAACCGATTATCTATTAATACCAATTATGGGTATTGTAGGAGCTGCTTTAGCGACTTTAATTTCAACACTTATAGTATTATCAATTTACCTTATCGTTCTTTATAAGAATTATAAACTACTTCCTTTTACGAATAAATCATTTTTGATTTTGATAATCAGTATAATTATCTACTTCATTGTAAACTTAATACCCGATTTCAATCATATTATTCTAAATGTGGGAACAAGATCGTTCATTATTTTAATCCTATTTTTTCCATCAGTTTATGTTTTAAATATTTCTTTAGAGTTTAATAAATTAATTGTCTCTACTTTTCAATACCTAGGAATAACTAAAAAACATTAA
- a CDS encoding inositol monophosphatase — MNLETVCTEVNALAKEVGAYIQSQKIALSDVETKSKNSLVTFVDKTAEQKLVKRLSELIPEAGFIAEEGTSTKVGEKYNWIIDPLDGTTNFIHGVPCYCISIGLKRNNELVLGVIYEINLNELFYAWEGSKAYLNGKEISVTSILTLEDSLIATGFPYYDYEKQDEYMNLFKDLMKNSRGLRRLGSAAVDLAYVACGRFDAFYEYSLHPWDVAAGAFIVQQAGGKVADFKGGDDYLFGKEIITCNPHIYPELLEKVKNHFG; from the coding sequence ATGAATTTAGAAACCGTTTGTACTGAAGTAAACGCCCTTGCAAAAGAAGTTGGAGCATACATTCAATCACAAAAAATTGCTTTAAGCGATGTAGAAACCAAATCGAAAAACAGCTTGGTAACCTTTGTTGATAAAACTGCAGAGCAAAAATTAGTTAAACGACTTTCAGAACTTATTCCAGAAGCTGGTTTTATTGCCGAAGAAGGCACTTCAACTAAAGTTGGTGAAAAGTACAATTGGATTATTGATCCACTCGATGGCACCACCAATTTTATTCATGGAGTTCCTTGTTATTGTATCAGTATTGGTCTAAAACGTAACAATGAGTTGGTGCTTGGTGTTATTTATGAAATAAACCTAAACGAACTTTTTTATGCCTGGGAAGGAAGTAAAGCGTATTTAAACGGTAAAGAAATTTCAGTTACCTCTATCCTAACACTTGAAGACTCGTTAATTGCAACAGGTTTCCCGTATTACGATTACGAGAAGCAAGACGAATACATGAACTTGTTTAAAGACTTGATGAAAAATTCGAGAGGTTTACGTCGTTTAGGTTCCGCAGCCGTAGATTTAGCTTATGTTGCCTGTGGACGTTTCGATGCCTTTTACGAATACAGTTTGCACCCTTGGGATGTAGCAGCGGGAGCATTTATTGTACAACAAGCAGGTGGTAAGGTTGCAGACTTTAAAGGCGGTGATGATTATTTATTTGGTAAAGAAATTATCACTTGTAATCCACATATTTATCCTGAATTATTAGAGAAAGTTAAAAATCATTTCGGGTGA
- a CDS encoding PspC domain-containing protein, whose protein sequence is MNQTLTVNISGIVFHIEVDAYDTLKNYLNKIKSIFGNSEEREEIMQDIESRIAELFSSSMNDKNQVITAADVDKVIAVMGKPEQYINEEDEEEIHSSTNSSHSQVKTDKKLFRNPDDRILGGVCSGLGAYIGFDTVWIRLFFVAAFFLGFGFFTYIILWIVMPEAKTASDKLKMKGEPINVNNIGRKFEEEANKVTEKLKNVDTSKFSQKAGTVVENTAGAIGSILTTLFSILGKVIGVFFLILGTFLLVMLLAMIFGSNAVFSITNEGVFSIESYDFLNMIFVSQDQLYLAITGVLLLIGTPIITLIYLAIRLLFKIKTHYSVSLILISMFVIGGFMCAMVGIKMGTELSSDEEIVQTHEIAATPSALVISSPNEILPGKGILEDQYTSISVDGEMLYQSYVRLEIEKSKTDSIRLDVVTSSNGRNTKDAIKNARSITYHYQLSDSGLVLDNYLSTLKENKIRGQQVRLKLFIPLNQVIYLDASLKEVLSNVDNVTNTWDKHMIRNKWIMLESGLTCLDCTDIKGVTTMQLDSIKTYIPIH, encoded by the coding sequence ATGAATCAGACATTAACAGTTAATATAAGCGGTATAGTGTTTCACATTGAGGTGGATGCTTACGATACGCTGAAAAACTACTTAAATAAAATCAAAAGCATCTTCGGAAATTCGGAAGAACGAGAGGAAATAATGCAAGACATTGAATCTCGAATAGCTGAATTATTTAGCTCTTCGATGAACGATAAAAACCAAGTTATTACCGCTGCAGATGTAGACAAGGTAATTGCTGTAATGGGAAAGCCAGAACAATACATAAACGAAGAAGATGAAGAAGAAATACATTCTTCAACTAATTCAAGCCACAGTCAAGTTAAAACCGATAAAAAACTATTCCGTAATCCTGACGATAGAATATTGGGTGGAGTTTGTTCTGGTTTAGGTGCTTACATTGGTTTTGATACCGTATGGATTCGTTTATTCTTTGTTGCAGCATTCTTTTTAGGATTTGGTTTCTTCACCTACATTATATTATGGATAGTAATGCCCGAAGCTAAAACAGCTTCGGATAAACTAAAAATGAAAGGTGAGCCCATTAACGTAAACAATATTGGTAGAAAATTTGAAGAAGAAGCCAATAAAGTAACCGAAAAATTAAAAAATGTAGATACTTCAAAATTTTCCCAAAAAGCAGGTACAGTTGTAGAAAATACAGCTGGAGCTATAGGCAGTATTTTAACTACACTATTTAGTATTTTAGGAAAAGTAATTGGTGTGTTTTTTCTAATCTTAGGTACATTTTTATTGGTAATGCTATTAGCCATGATATTTGGTTCTAATGCCGTTTTCTCTATAACAAACGAAGGTGTTTTTTCAATAGAATCGTACGATTTTTTAAACATGATATTTGTTTCTCAAGATCAACTTTATTTAGCCATTACAGGTGTTTTATTATTAATAGGAACTCCAATTATAACGTTAATTTATTTAGCCATTCGCTTGTTGTTTAAAATTAAAACACATTACAGTGTAAGCTTAATATTAATATCCATGTTTGTAATTGGAGGGTTTATGTGTGCTATGGTTGGCATTAAAATGGGAACCGAATTATCATCGGATGAAGAAATAGTTCAAACACATGAAATTGCAGCAACGCCAAGTGCATTGGTTATAAGTTCTCCAAACGAAATACTTCCTGGAAAAGGAATCTTAGAAGACCAATACACCAGTATTTCGGTTGATGGAGAAATGCTATACCAAAGTTATGTAAGATTAGAAATTGAAAAGAGTAAAACAGACAGTATTCGGTTAGATGTGGTTACTTCATCAAATGGAAGAAACACAAAAGATGCTATCAAAAATGCTCGTTCAATTACGTACCATTACCAACTTTCTGATTCTGGTTTAGTGTTGGATAATTATTTATCTACTTTAAAAGAAAATAAAATTAGAGGACAACAAGTTCGATTAAAATTATTTATCCCATTAAATCAAGTTATTTATTTAGATGCCTCGTTAAAAGAAGTTTTATCAAACGTTGACAATGTAACCAACACATGGGACAAACACATGATACGAAACAAATGGATAATGCTAGAAAGTGGATTAACCTGTTTAGATTGTACCGATATTAAAGGAGTTACCACCATGCAGTTAGACTCTATAAAAACATATATTCCTATTCATTAA
- a CDS encoding PadR family transcriptional regulator: MNIENTKAQMRKGVLEYCILSILNNGEAYPSEIIDQLKQGKLIVVEGTLYPLLTRLKNADLLGYRWEESTSGPPRKYYSLTEKGSEFLKELADTWNELVEAVELTRKIK, encoded by the coding sequence ATGAACATTGAAAACACCAAAGCCCAGATGAGAAAGGGAGTACTTGAGTACTGTATCCTTTCAATACTCAACAACGGAGAGGCTTACCCATCAGAAATAATTGACCAACTAAAGCAAGGTAAATTAATAGTGGTTGAAGGCACCTTATACCCTTTATTAACCCGATTAAAAAATGCCGACTTATTGGGCTACCGTTGGGAAGAATCAACCTCTGGACCACCTAGAAAATATTATTCACTTACCGAAAAAGGAAGCGAATTTTTAAAAGAACTTGCCGATACCTGGAACGAATTAGTAGAAGCAGTTGAACTAACTAGAAAAATTAAATAA
- a CDS encoding class I SAM-dependent methyltransferase produces MSKISKLLKGISAIIQKPYLLNKVIDDESWFFDTIKKKYPQYTHGLPIVELNQLLPEVNEAIAPFAFLGGGSLPTDLLLLKGLAKQYPECFYFEIGTWRGESASNIASVTPNVYTLNLTNEALIQLGYDEEYLKQQGLFSNKFKNITHLRGNSTNFDFSPYFGKCDVVFIDGDHRYEGVLNDTKIAFNILKDDNSVIVWHDYIDHSFNIRWDVVQGILDGCETNNLKHLYHINNTLSAIFTKKELIPVSNKPILTPNKQFKVKIDSEKL; encoded by the coding sequence TTGAGCAAAATCAGTAAACTACTTAAAGGCATCAGTGCAATTATCCAAAAACCTTATTTACTTAATAAGGTAATTGATGATGAATCGTGGTTTTTTGATACCATTAAAAAGAAATATCCACAATACACCCATGGCTTACCAATAGTTGAATTGAATCAATTGTTGCCCGAAGTAAACGAAGCCATTGCACCTTTTGCATTCTTGGGTGGGGGCTCTTTACCAACCGATTTATTGTTATTAAAAGGACTAGCCAAACAATATCCCGAATGTTTTTACTTTGAAATTGGTACTTGGCGAGGAGAAAGTGCATCAAACATTGCCTCAGTAACTCCAAATGTGTACACCTTAAATTTAACCAACGAAGCTTTAATTCAATTAGGTTATGATGAAGAATACCTAAAGCAACAAGGCTTATTCTCCAATAAATTTAAAAATATTACACACCTGAGAGGTAACTCCACCAATTTCGATTTCTCTCCTTACTTTGGTAAATGTGATGTTGTTTTTATTGATGGAGATCACAGATACGAAGGAGTTTTAAACGACACTAAAATTGCATTTAATATACTAAAAGACGATAATTCAGTAATTGTTTGGCACGATTACATTGACCATAGCTTTAATATAAGATGGGATGTTGTGCAAGGAATATTGGATGGATGCGAAACAAACAACTTGAAACATCTCTACCATATCAACAATACATTAAGTGCTATTTTTACTAAAAAAGAGTTAATACCTGTTTCAAACAAACCTATTTTAACCCCAAATAAGCAATTTAAGGTTAAAATCGACTCCGAAAAATTGTAA
- a CDS encoding oligosaccharide flippase family protein: MSTLNFIKSFLDRKGGYVVFSSFFIKLITFCISIFIIRFISKNEFGLLVYANTIIAFISPFKGFGIYQGLLRFGSISNSQQQKKFYFNKVLIKGFFFSSIIIFALLLLAPFIISNISDSYLYLVFLSFQLITLLFVDTIKIYARLLNLNKLYADINIYSNIILLVFVVAFTLIWGSWGYVAALVVSPLLYGIYLSYKLKLFKYNKFQIPEYNTKQFLSYGFYMSVGGVLSEMLFAVDILLIGNIIKDAELIAQYKTSNIIPFSLLILPVAIITADFVQLSRMAISDKKELVKYYWNYLKIMGVLSVFILLFFYFFSTDLLLIFGKEYSNDNNLMFVFSIGTVGALLFRNPLGNILSAIGWPKINAFFSLIVLIINVIAGYYFITKYGVMGAAYTTIFLMWFSGILSLFAFIYFIKQPIEQNQ, translated from the coding sequence TTGTCAACCCTAAATTTTATAAAATCATTTTTAGACCGAAAAGGCGGGTACGTGGTTTTTTCATCGTTTTTCATCAAACTCATAACCTTTTGTATTTCCATCTTTATCATCCGCTTTATTTCTAAAAACGAGTTTGGATTATTGGTGTATGCCAACACCATTATTGCGTTTATTTCACCCTTTAAAGGTTTTGGTATTTATCAGGGTTTGTTACGATTTGGATCTATTTCCAATTCCCAACAACAAAAAAAATTCTATTTCAATAAAGTATTAATTAAAGGATTCTTTTTCTCGTCCATCATCATTTTTGCTTTACTCTTACTCGCCCCTTTTATCATTTCTAACATTAGCGACAGCTATTTGTATTTGGTGTTTTTAAGTTTTCAGTTAATCACGCTATTGTTTGTCGATACCATTAAAATTTATGCTCGTTTGCTTAACCTCAATAAATTGTATGCCGACATAAACATATACAGCAACATCATTTTGTTGGTTTTTGTAGTAGCTTTTACCTTAATCTGGGGAAGTTGGGGCTATGTGGCTGCATTGGTGGTTTCGCCGTTGTTGTACGGTATTTATCTTTCGTACAAACTCAAGTTGTTTAAATACAACAAGTTTCAAATACCCGAATACAACACCAAACAATTTTTGAGCTATGGTTTTTACATGAGTGTTGGTGGTGTTTTATCAGAAATGCTCTTTGCCGTTGATATTTTATTAATTGGTAACATTATTAAAGATGCCGAGCTTATTGCTCAATACAAAACCTCTAACATTATTCCTTTTAGTTTACTCATTTTACCTGTTGCTATCATTACTGCCGATTTTGTTCAACTTTCTCGTATGGCAATTTCAGATAAAAAAGAATTGGTAAAATACTATTGGAATTACCTTAAAATAATGGGAGTATTAAGTGTATTTATTCTATTATTCTTTTACTTTTTCTCTACCGATTTATTATTGATTTTTGGGAAAGAATACAGCAACGACAACAACTTAATGTTTGTATTCTCTATTGGTACGGTTGGTGCTTTACTGTTTAGAAACCCATTAGGAAACATCTTATCTGCCATAGGTTGGCCAAAAATAAATGCTTTTTTCTCCTTAATTGTTTTAATCATTAATGTTATTGCTGGGTACTATTTTATTACTAAATATGGTGTGATGGGTGCTGCTTATACCACCATATTTTTAATGTGGTTTTCAGGAATTTTGTCTTTATTTGCGTTTATCTATTTTATAAAACAACCCATTGAGCAAAATCAGTAA
- a CDS encoding glycosyltransferase, which translates to MNKPLNILFLASWFPNKLKPKNGNFIQQHALAVSKVCNVACLHALSNEQDELFDVEERTTEGVYEVIVYYKKINSNFPIISQYLKVKRQIEAYRLGYKKVKAHLKTVDLVHLNVMFPAGIFALDLKETFKLPYIISENWTGFLPTDPIKITGVEKYFIKRIMKNASVICPVSEDLEAALKTYYPHPYFEIVPNVVNTNVFKHQTHEKGKRILHISNLKDEHKNITGILDSIKELSLTRTDFFITIAGDGDYQYFQQYAKQLQIPANLYTIEGAKSYTEVAALMQQHDLFLLYSNYENLPCVVAESLVSGLPVLSSKAGGTAEMVDITSGIIVEAKNNTLLIKQLNYMLDNLDQYNTTEIAEKAVQKYSYENVGKQFLSIYQKVLNR; encoded by the coding sequence ATGAATAAACCACTCAACATATTGTTTTTGGCTTCTTGGTTTCCGAACAAACTAAAACCTAAAAACGGAAATTTTATTCAGCAGCACGCTTTAGCGGTTAGTAAAGTTTGTAATGTGGCTTGTTTGCATGCTTTATCAAACGAGCAAGACGAGCTTTTTGATGTTGAAGAGCGAACAACTGAAGGTGTTTATGAAGTGATTGTATACTACAAAAAAATCAACTCCAACTTTCCCATTATTTCACAATACTTAAAAGTAAAACGACAAATTGAAGCGTATCGATTGGGTTACAAAAAAGTTAAAGCCCATTTAAAGACTGTCGATTTGGTGCATTTAAATGTGATGTTTCCAGCGGGTATTTTTGCCTTAGATTTAAAAGAAACGTTTAAACTACCTTACATCATTTCTGAAAATTGGACGGGTTTTTTGCCTACCGACCCCATTAAAATTACTGGTGTAGAAAAATATTTCATCAAACGCATCATGAAAAATGCTTCGGTAATTTGTCCTGTTTCTGAAGATTTAGAAGCTGCCTTAAAAACCTATTACCCCCACCCCTATTTTGAAATTGTACCCAATGTGGTCAATACCAATGTGTTTAAACACCAAACGCACGAAAAAGGGAAACGTATTTTACACATTTCCAATTTAAAAGACGAACACAAAAACATTACAGGCATCTTAGATTCTATTAAAGAATTGAGCCTAACCAGAACTGATTTTTTCATTACCATTGCCGGTGATGGGGATTATCAATACTTTCAACAATATGCCAAACAATTACAAATACCAGCAAATTTGTACACCATAGAAGGAGCTAAAAGTTATACTGAAGTTGCAGCCTTAATGCAACAACACGATTTGTTCTTGTTGTACAGCAATTACGAAAACTTACCTTGTGTTGTAGCAGAATCGTTAGTTAGTGGTTTACCCGTATTAAGCTCAAAAGCTGGTGGAACTGCCGAAATGGTTGATATCACATCAGGAATTATTGTTGAAGCAAAAAACAATACTTTGCTAATTAAACAGTTAAATTACATGCTAGATAATTTAGACCAATACAACACCACTGAAATTGCAGAGAAAGCAGTTCAAAAATACAGTTACGAAAATGTGGGAAAACAATTTTTATCCATTTACCAAAAAGTCTTAAACCGATAA
- the asnB gene encoding asparagine synthase (glutamine-hydrolyzing), whose protein sequence is MCGISGIISFQPNNKLVKSISSVNDEIKHRGPDDEGYVFFEHNTPTPVFGKDTPNNVKQSNLLYTPKTGIEGFNSNANVVLGHRRLSILDLTEHAHQPLCNEDGNYWIAFNGEIYNYQTIRAELIGLGYAFTSTSDTEVVLKAYMAWGAACLNKFNGMWSFVIYNTATQQLFGARDRFGVKPFYYIHNNNYFAFCSEIKGLLKLDGFEKTINPKAVYDYLVLGKMEIDAETFFKGIFELKPATYFELDVTTKKFTTHNYYQLNTNTHWEKVNKNTSARYIADLKTKITNAIALRLNSDAKTGTCLSGGIDSSIVVGTINELLKQHEIQQIGEKQEVFTASYPNNAIDESRWAKLVVEQTNTNWNQTKPTAVELQQQLEDLVYAQDIPFGSSSTFSQYKVMELIHNKNVKVTLDGQGADELFGGYANHFTNWMTNAFKSFSFSAIRNNLNNAHPSFANRKNVVKLPLQKFVIQNFQPFYFKKFKQHEPELAFVNKGLITANNKRFGFINDKIKSTLNGLLHYQFTEYGLKHLLRTADRNSMRFSVESRMPFADDIDLIETVFNISGSYKIQHGKSKFLLREAMKDVLPSEIYNRTDKIGFATPEKKWMQELKPYFKEIISQQKNDEYVNWEDFYQNFDAIYDNALNTSTLRLWRFINFALWRKVYQV, encoded by the coding sequence ATGTGTGGTATCTCAGGCATCATTAGTTTTCAGCCAAACAATAAGCTGGTAAAAAGTATTTCGTCGGTTAACGATGAAATCAAGCACCGTGGTCCTGATGATGAAGGGTATGTTTTTTTTGAACACAATACCCCTACTCCCGTTTTTGGAAAAGACACACCGAATAATGTAAAACAATCTAACTTATTATACACACCAAAAACAGGTATTGAAGGATTCAACTCCAATGCCAATGTGGTTTTGGGGCATCGTAGGTTATCCATTTTAGATTTAACCGAACATGCCCACCAACCCTTGTGCAACGAAGATGGTAATTACTGGATAGCATTTAACGGCGAAATTTACAACTACCAAACCATCCGAGCAGAATTGATTGGGTTGGGTTATGCCTTTACTTCAACTTCCGATACCGAAGTGGTGTTAAAAGCTTACATGGCTTGGGGTGCAGCTTGTTTAAACAAGTTCAACGGTATGTGGAGTTTTGTTATTTACAACACCGCCACACAGCAACTGTTTGGTGCTAGAGACCGATTTGGTGTAAAACCTTTTTACTACATCCACAACAACAACTATTTTGCTTTTTGCAGCGAAATAAAAGGCTTATTAAAACTCGATGGCTTTGAAAAAACCATCAACCCAAAAGCCGTTTACGATTATTTGGTGTTGGGAAAAATGGAAATAGATGCCGAAACCTTTTTTAAGGGCATTTTTGAACTAAAACCTGCCACTTATTTTGAGTTGGATGTAACAACCAAAAAATTTACAACACATAATTATTACCAACTCAACACCAATACCCATTGGGAAAAAGTAAATAAAAACACTTCAGCTAGATATATTGCCGATTTAAAAACCAAAATAACCAATGCAATTGCGTTACGCTTAAACTCCGATGCAAAAACTGGGACGTGTTTAAGTGGTGGTATTGATAGTTCTATTGTAGTTGGAACTATCAATGAATTGTTAAAACAACATGAAATTCAACAAATTGGCGAAAAACAAGAAGTGTTTACGGCTTCTTACCCAAATAACGCCATTGACGAAAGTCGTTGGGCAAAATTGGTGGTAGAGCAAACCAACACCAACTGGAACCAGACCAAACCAACTGCCGTAGAATTACAACAACAACTCGAAGACTTGGTGTATGCCCAAGACATTCCTTTTGGTTCGTCGAGCACGTTTTCGCAATACAAAGTAATGGAACTCATCCACAACAAAAATGTTAAAGTCACTTTAGATGGACAAGGTGCTGATGAGTTGTTTGGCGGTTATGCCAACCACTTTACCAATTGGATGACCAATGCATTTAAATCGTTTTCGTTTTCGGCTATTCGCAACAACTTAAACAATGCTCACCCCAGTTTTGCTAATCGAAAAAATGTGGTAAAACTACCTTTACAAAAATTCGTTATTCAAAATTTCCAGCCGTTTTACTTTAAAAAATTCAAACAACACGAACCCGAATTGGCTTTTGTAAATAAGGGTTTAATAACAGCAAACAACAAGCGTTTTGGTTTTATCAACGATAAAATAAAAAGTACTTTAAACGGTTTGTTGCATTACCAATTTACCGAATACGGTTTAAAACATTTATTGCGTACTGCCGACAGAAATTCCATGCGTTTTTCGGTTGAAAGCCGTATGCCTTTTGCAGATGATATTGATTTGATTGAAACGGTTTTTAATATCTCTGGAAGTTATAAAATACAACACGGCAAAAGCAAATTTTTGTTACGCGAAGCCATGAAAGATGTACTTCCTAGCGAAATCTACAACAGAACTGACAAAATTGGTTTTGCTACTCCCGAGAAAAAATGGATGCAGGAATTGAAGCCTTATTTTAAGGAAATTATCAGTCAACAAAAAAATGATGAGTACGTGAATTGGGAAGATTTTTACCAAAATTTCGATGCCATTTACGACAACGCCCTAAATACAAGTACGCTCAGGTTGTGGAGATTTATTAACTTCGCTCTTTGGCGAAAAGTATATCAGGTGTAA